The following proteins are encoded in a genomic region of Dyadobacter sp. UC 10:
- the carB gene encoding carbamoyl-phosphate synthase large subunit: MPKNTNIKSVLIIGSGPIVIGQACEFDYSGSQAARSLREEGIEVVLINSNPATIMTDPISADHVYLLPLEKKYIVEILEKHKALGRPIDAVLPTMGGQTALNLAIDCDKAGVWKKYDVDIIGVDIKAIETTEDREKFRLKMLELGVNVCKGRTARSFLEGKEIAQEIGFPLVIRPSFTLGGTGGGFVEKEEDFDKALNYGLHASPVHEVLVEQSVMGWKEYELELLRDNNGNVIIICSIENFDPMGVHTGDSITVAPAMTLPDTLYQQMRDLAIKMMNGIGKFAGGCNVQFSVNPADDMIIAIEINPRVSRSSALASKATGYPIAKIAAKMAIGYNLDELINPITGSTSAFFEPSIDYVIVKVPRWNFDKFKGADRTLGLQMKSVGEAMGIGRNFQEALQKACQSLEIRRNGLGADGRELRDQEAIKYSLAHPSWDRLFHIYDAFKIGLSFKTIQNLTKIDAWFLRQIEELIELEHQIEKYDLEDLPKELLLTAKQKGYADRQIAHLLGTKESKVYDRRKTLGIKRVYKCVDTCAAEFEAKTPYYYSTFNTSQEYPDNESIVSDRKKVVVLGSGPNRIGQGIEFDYSCVHGVLAAKEAGYETIMINCNPETVSTDPDISDKLYFEPVFWEHVFDIIEHEKPEGVIVQLGGQTALKMAEKLEKYGVKIIGTSYHSLDWAEDRGRFSSLLEELGIPFPKFGTVRTSDAAVELSRTLGFPLLVRPSYVLGGQSMKIVINEKELEQHVVKILHDIPDNNILLDHFLEGALEAEADAICDGEDAYIIGVMEHIEPAGIHSGDSHAALPPFDLSADEIRQIEEHTRKIALAMNVKGLINVQFAVKNGIVYVIEANPRASRTVPFICKAYQEPYVNYATKLMLGDKKVSDFNFKPVKKGWAIKIPVFSFNKFPNVNKELGPEMKSTGEAIYFIDDLQDEFFQKIYGERNLYLSR; this comes from the coding sequence GTGCCCAAAAATACGAATATCAAATCCGTTCTGATTATCGGTTCAGGTCCCATTGTTATAGGTCAGGCTTGTGAATTTGACTACTCAGGTTCCCAGGCGGCCCGGTCGCTTCGTGAGGAAGGAATCGAAGTGGTCCTGATCAACTCCAACCCGGCAACGATCATGACTGACCCGATCAGCGCAGATCATGTGTATCTGTTGCCATTGGAAAAGAAATATATCGTTGAGATCCTTGAAAAGCACAAAGCACTCGGCAGGCCGATCGACGCGGTGTTGCCGACAATGGGAGGCCAGACGGCGCTAAACCTGGCCATCGATTGCGACAAGGCTGGGGTTTGGAAAAAATATGATGTGGATATTATCGGTGTGGATATCAAAGCGATTGAAACCACCGAGGACAGAGAGAAATTCCGGTTAAAAATGCTGGAACTGGGTGTGAATGTCTGCAAGGGACGCACTGCCAGGTCGTTTTTGGAAGGAAAAGAAATCGCCCAGGAGATTGGTTTCCCACTTGTAATACGTCCTTCATTTACATTGGGCGGCACCGGTGGAGGTTTCGTGGAAAAAGAAGAGGATTTCGACAAAGCACTGAACTACGGTCTGCACGCCTCGCCGGTACACGAAGTACTGGTGGAGCAAAGTGTAATGGGCTGGAAAGAATATGAGCTCGAACTGCTTCGCGACAATAATGGTAATGTGATCATTATCTGTTCGATCGAAAACTTCGACCCAATGGGTGTTCACACAGGTGACAGTATCACGGTGGCCCCGGCTATGACGCTGCCCGATACGCTTTACCAGCAAATGCGTGACCTGGCGATCAAGATGATGAACGGGATAGGAAAATTTGCGGGCGGCTGTAATGTACAGTTCTCGGTAAACCCTGCCGACGATATGATCATCGCCATTGAAATCAACCCTCGTGTTTCACGCTCCTCGGCATTAGCCTCAAAAGCAACAGGTTACCCTATCGCTAAGATTGCCGCCAAAATGGCAATCGGTTATAATCTCGACGAACTGATCAACCCGATTACCGGAAGTACTTCAGCATTTTTCGAACCTTCGATTGACTATGTAATCGTAAAGGTACCACGCTGGAACTTCGATAAATTCAAAGGCGCAGACCGGACACTTGGTCTTCAAATGAAGTCGGTTGGGGAAGCTATGGGTATCGGGCGTAATTTCCAGGAAGCATTGCAAAAAGCGTGTCAGTCGCTGGAAATACGCAGAAATGGTTTAGGAGCGGATGGCCGCGAGTTGCGTGACCAGGAAGCGATCAAATATAGTCTGGCGCATCCGAGCTGGGATCGCCTGTTTCATATATATGATGCATTCAAAATCGGTTTGTCTTTCAAAACAATCCAGAATCTGACTAAGATCGACGCCTGGTTCCTGCGCCAGATCGAAGAACTGATCGAGCTGGAACACCAGATCGAGAAATATGACCTGGAAGACCTGCCCAAGGAGCTTTTGCTTACAGCCAAGCAAAAAGGTTACGCCGACCGTCAGATTGCCCATTTATTAGGTACCAAGGAAAGTAAAGTTTATGACCGCAGGAAAACGCTTGGTATCAAGCGTGTATACAAATGCGTAGACACCTGCGCGGCGGAATTTGAAGCAAAAACACCTTACTACTACTCTACTTTCAATACTTCCCAGGAATATCCTGATAACGAATCGATCGTAAGCGACCGCAAGAAAGTCGTGGTACTCGGCTCAGGTCCAAACCGGATCGGCCAGGGTATTGAATTTGACTACTCCTGCGTGCACGGCGTATTGGCCGCAAAAGAGGCTGGTTACGAGACAATTATGATCAACTGTAATCCGGAGACGGTTTCTACTGACCCGGATATCTCGGACAAACTGTACTTCGAGCCGGTATTCTGGGAGCACGTTTTCGACATTATCGAGCATGAAAAACCGGAAGGTGTGATCGTGCAGCTCGGCGGGCAGACAGCTTTGAAAATGGCTGAAAAACTGGAAAAATATGGTGTGAAGATCATTGGAACCAGCTACCATTCGCTCGACTGGGCAGAAGATCGCGGTCGTTTCTCGTCACTTCTTGAAGAACTCGGAATTCCATTCCCGAAATTCGGAACGGTACGTACTTCCGATGCGGCGGTTGAACTTTCGAGAACTTTGGGCTTCCCGCTGCTGGTTCGTCCGAGCTACGTTTTGGGTGGACAGAGCATGAAGATCGTGATCAATGAAAAGGAGTTGGAACAGCACGTTGTAAAAATCCTGCACGATATACCTGACAACAATATCCTCCTTGACCATTTCCTCGAAGGCGCCCTCGAAGCGGAAGCCGACGCGATTTGCGACGGGGAAGACGCATATATCATTGGTGTAATGGAGCACATTGAGCCCGCAGGTATCCACTCGGGAGACTCACACGCAGCTTTGCCGCCGTTCGATCTTTCGGCAGACGAAATCCGCCAAATTGAGGAACATACGCGTAAAATAGCGCTGGCGATGAACGTGAAGGGGCTTATCAATGTGCAGTTTGCCGTTAAAAATGGTATTGTTTATGTGATCGAAGCGAATCCAAGGGCTTCGAGAACAGTACCTTTCATTTGCAAAGCATACCAGGAACCTTACGTGAATTATGCGACGAAGCTGATGTTGGGTGACAAAAAAGTATCCGATTTCAACTTCAAGCCTGTCAAAAAAGGCTGGGCGATCAAGATTCCTGTGTTCTCTTTTAACAAATTCCCGAACGTCAATAAAGAACTCGGGCCGGAAATGAAATCGACAGGAGAAGCGATCTACTTTATTGATGATTTGCAGGACGAATTTTTCCAGAAAATATATGGAGAAAGAAATCTGTATCTCAGCCGGTAA